One region of Zingiber officinale cultivar Zhangliang chromosome 7B, Zo_v1.1, whole genome shotgun sequence genomic DNA includes:
- the LOC122005166 gene encoding uncharacterized protein LOC122005166 isoform X2, which yields MAMPWSLAIYVMGMVWVVLNGWVSTCLMIADEIARGLRSGEIGTLPVG from the coding sequence ATGGCCATGCCGTGGAGCTTGGCCATCTACGTGATGGGCATGGTGTGGGTGGTTCTCAACGGCTGGGTGTCCACTTGTTTGATGATTGCTGACGAGATCGCACGCGGCCTCAGGTCCGGCGAGATCGGCACGCTGCCTGTCGGTTGA
- the LOC122005166 gene encoding uncharacterized protein LOC122005166 isoform X1 produces MARPRIDFFYHQAAGQRGQGFELTLMAMPWSLAIYVMGMVWVVLNGWVSTCLMIADEIARGLRSGEIGTLPVG; encoded by the exons ATGGCGAGGCcaagaattgattttttttatcaccAG GCAGCAGGGCAAAGAGGGCAGGGTTTTGAGCTGACATTGATGGCCATGCCGTGGAGCTTGGCCATCTACGTGATGGGCATGGTGTGGGTGGTTCTCAACGGCTGGGTGTCCACTTGTTTGATGATTGCTGACGAGATCGCACGCGGCCTCAGGTCCGGCGAGATCGGCACGCTGCCTGTCGGTTGA
- the LOC122004115 gene encoding uncharacterized protein LOC122004115 — protein MGNAVQRVSCFASGSEGPIKLVFWGGATELLRQQQPAGELMFRFSDCIVCPADAFFIGRPVPALAIDDDLLPGRTYLVIPLGKFPCHGNPLTAASVASLSSTPRAPLAGCPFAYVKGGDGRAMIKVLPEFMTKLVVGGGGADEGRERGDGGKAVICTTPELRKHFAQLVGPKERPWSPKLETIAERKKRLLLAGSLSPVRLLGLTERKTC, from the coding sequence ATGGGGAACGCCGTCCAACGCGTCTCTTGCTTCGCCTCCGGCTCCGAGGGCCCCATCAAGCTCGTCTTCTGGGGCGGCGCCACCGAGCTCCTCCGCCAGCAGCAACCCGCCGGCGAACTCATGTTCCGGTTCTCCGACTGCATCGTCTGCCCCGCTGACGCCTTCTTCATCGGCCGCCCGGTCCCCGCCCTCGCCATCGACGACGACCTCCTCCCCGGCCGCACCTACTTGGTCATCCCCCTCGGCAAGTTCCCCTGCCACGGTAACCCGCTCACCGCCGCTTCGGTGGCGTCGCTGTCCTCGACGCCGCGGGCGCCGCTCGCCGGCTGCCCGTTCGCCTACGTGAAGGGCGGGGATGGCCGGGCGATGATCAAGGTGCTCCCCGAGTTCATGACGAAGCTGGTCGTCGGCGGCGGCGGAGCGGATGAAGGAAGAGAGCGGGGAGATGGCGGGAAAGCCGTGATTTGCACCACGCCGGAGCTGAGGAAGCATTTCGCGCAGCTGGTTGGGCCGAAGGAGAGGCCTTGGTCGCCGAAGCTGGAGACGATagcggagaggaagaagaggctatTGCTTGCAGGAAGCCTATCGCCTGTTAGGTTATTAGGGTTAACTGAGAGGAAAacttgttaa
- the LOC122005163 gene encoding uncharacterized protein LOC122005163: protein MALMTFATCNSLSTGISPRFLAPPVCRQSRVSTYLSTTTDKSLTFLGTSSSKPFYSSSVQSGFTAKVERRILASASRNEGSSEPEAAQSDDANQARGQSTFPERFRYLTKEAPDRPVRWPWAIALVFLVYAWRTALWELSNWAKTVLAVMKFLGYLGKLLLAVVFHYIGGPVTEIIRCLEFCLYSAKYAYGNVVAFAPVPELMRIILFATLIVAVAEAAVPDSVNSQMPLLTLAAFTGFGAVRSFIPEPLFWMCLCGLFCYSRFITKKDDVSALLPSAAVLAAVGEPWVRFLVIGFYLALAIIQHSKASKEPSSEEVPETSRRLPIPLLLAALSVGVHLAAKWVRYRHLTWIIA from the exons ATGGCGTTGATGACCTTCGCCACCTGCAATTCGCTCTCCACTGGCATCTCCCCTCGCTTTCTTGCTCCTCCTGTATGCCGTCAATCCAGGGTTTCTACTTATCTTTCAACAACTACTGATAAATCCCTCACCTTCCTCGGCACGTCCTCCTCGAAACCCTTCTACTCATCTTCGGTGCAGTCAGGGTTTACTGCTAAAGTTGAGCGGCGAATTCTTGCCTCCGCCTCCAGGAACGAGGGAAGCTCGGAGCCGGAGGCTGCTCAGTCCGATGATGCTAATCAGGCGAGGGGACAGAGCACGTTTCCGGAGAGGTTTCGTTACCTCACAAAGGAAGCGCCCGATCGCCCAGTCAGGTGGCCATGGGCTATTG CACTGGTTTTTCTTGTTTATGCTTGGCGAACTGCATTGTGGGAACTTTCAAATTGGGCAAAGACTGTGTTAGCTGTTATGAAATTTCTCGGTTACTTGGGCAAACTGCTCCTTGCTGTTGTATTCCACTACATTGGTGGTCCTGTTACAGAAATTATAAGATGCCTGGAGTTCTGCCTCTATTCGGCAAAGTATGCATATGGCAATGTTGTGGCATTTGCTCCCGTGCCAGAACTGATGAGGATAATCTTGTTTGCTACACTGATAGTAGCCGTTGCTGAAGCCGCAGTTCCAGATTCGGTAAACAGCCAGATGCCCCTACTTACACTTGCAGCATTTACCGGGTTTGGGGCCGTGAGAAGCTTTATTCCAGAGCCACTCTTCTGGATGTGCCTCTGTGGACTCTTTTGCTACTCGAGGTTTATTACAAAAAAGGATGATGTATCAGCATTATTGCCATCTGCTGCTGTACTCGCCGCTGTCGGGGAGCCATGGGTCAGATTTCTTGTGATAGGTTTTTACTTGGCCCTCGCGATCATCCAGCATTCAAAGGCATCGAAGGAACCTTCAAGTGAGGAAGTTCCTGAAACCAGTAGAAGACTTCCAATCCCACTCTTACTCGCTGCTTTATCTGTTGGAGTTCATCTTGCTGCCAAATGGGTTCGATATCGTCACCTGACATGGATCATCGCTTGA
- the LOC122005162 gene encoding tRNA (cytosine(38)-C(5))-methyltransferase 2-like isoform X1: MEREKPCVAGGSEKDASACWRVLEFYSGIGAMRYSLMRAGIPGCIVEAFDINNIANDVYEHNFGHRPFQGNIQILSPIDLDKYEAHAWLLSPPCQPYTRQGLKKDSTDARSFSFIKILENMPHMKHPPLMLFVENVVGFETSNTHRHMMEVLAGIGFVTQEYILSPLQFGIPYSRPRYFCLAKREPFAFRNPCFNNSILCTPSPFILSEDAYSTNKLDEANINHENFESVCQPIMTFLETDLFAQNQQECMREVVVSMVESEYDTDQTPSTTKHLQTTDIDKVYEEAEEGETCINSWNTYFVPPSLIERWGSAMDIVFPESKRCCCFTKSYFRYVKGTGSLLATCGHTNSRLEAISLKDLGLRYFTPREVANFHSFPLDFQFPSHVNLRQRYALLGNSMSVAVVAPLLQYLFSEPT; the protein is encoded by the exons ATGGAGCGAGAAAAACCGTGCGTAGCTGGAGGATCGGAGAAGGATGCTTCCGCTTGTTGGAGAGTCCTCGAATTCTACAGCGGGATCGGCGCAATG AGGTACTCCTTGATGCGGGCTGGTATTCCAGGATGCATAGTGGAAGCTTTCGACATCAACAACATCGCCAACGACGTCTACGAGCACAACTTTGGCCATCGCCCCTTCCAG GGAAACATCCAAATTTTGTCACCGATTGATTTAGACAAGTATGAAGCACATGCATGGCTTCTCTCTCCTCCATGCCAACCTTACACTAGACAAG GCTTGAAGAAAGACTCAACTGATGCTAGATCATTTTCATTCATCAAGATCCTTGAGAATATGCCACATATGAAGCATCCTCCCCTAATGCTATTTGTGGAGAATGTTGTCGGGTTTGAG ACTTCAAATACACACAGGCATATGATGGAAGTGTTGGCAGGAATTGGCTTTGTCACCCAAGAATATATTTTGAGTCCATTGCAATTTGGAATCCCATACTCTAGACCTCGGTACTTTTGCCTG GCTAAAAGAGAACCTTTTGCTTTTAGGAATCCGTGCTTCAATAACTCAATTCTTTGCACACCATCTCCCTTCATTTTATCCGAGGATGCTTACTCCACAAATAAGCTTGATGAAGCAAATATAAACCATGAAAACTTTGAGTCTGTTTGTCAGCCTATCATGACCTTTCTGGAAACAGAtttgtttgcccaaaatcaacaaGAGTGCATGAGAGAGGTTGTtgtttccatggtggagtctgaataTGATACTGATCAAACACCAAGTACAACTAAACACTTGCAGACCACTGACATTGATAAAGTTTATGAAGAGGCTGAAGAAGGTGAAACTTGCATAAATTCTTGGAACACATATTTTGTTCCACCAAGTTTGATCGAAAGATGGGGAAGTGCCATGG ATATCGTCTTCCCAGAGTCTAAGCGCTGTTGTTGTTTTACCAAGAGTTATTTTCGTTATGTAAAGGGCACTGGGTCCTTATTGGCTACTTGTGGG CACACTAACTCAAGGCTTGAAGCAATCTCCTTGAAAGACCTTGGACTTCGTTATTTTACTCCTCGAGAG GTTGCTAATTTTCATTCTTTTCCTCTGGATTTTCAATTTCCATCACATGTAAACTTGAGGCAAAG GTACGCCTTGTTGGGAAACAGTATGAGTGTTGCTGTCGTGGCTCCATTACTCCAATATCTTTTCAGCGAACCTACATAA
- the LOC122005164 gene encoding probable ADP-ribosylation factor GTPase-activating protein AGD11 isoform X2, whose product MMSAQQEFYDSCAPIGSLTPQKRLEIVMNQPGNRYCADCNCPDPKWVSLNLGVFICIKCSGVHRSLGVHISKILSAKLDDWTDEQVDFIIEAGGNATVNMRYEAFLPENIRKLRPDSSIEERSDFIRGTNLAIRDVVSSDPYVILSLGHQSMKTRVIKSNLNPIWNEKLMLSIPDPIPPLKLQVYDKDTFSTDDHMGEAQIDIQPLVAAAKAYENSGISESMQLGKWLASEDNTLVKDSIISLDQGRVKQEITLKLQNVERGELEIELECVPLSQ is encoded by the exons ATGATGTCTGCCCAACAAGAGTTCTACGACTCCTGCGCTCCTATTG GTTCCCTGACCCCTCAAAAAAGGCTAGAAATTGTAATGAATCAACCAGGCAATAGATACTGTGCTGATTGTAACTGTCCAGATCCAAAATGGGT ATCATTAAATCTAGGCGTATTTATTTGTATCAAGTGTTCTGGAGTTCATCGAAGTCTTGGAGTTCATATCTCTAAG ATCCTCTCAGCGAAGTTGGATGATTGGACAGACGAACAGGTTGATTTTATAATTGAGGCGGGTGGTAATGCCACTGTGAATATGAGATATGAAGCCTTTTTGCCAGAAAATATTAGGAAGCTAAGACCAGATTCCTCTATCGAGGAACGATCTGATTTTATCAG GGGCACCAACTTAGCTATTCGTGATGTGGTGAGCAGTGATCCATATGTTATCCTGAGCTTGGGACACCAG TCAATGAAAACACGGGTGATAAAGAGCAACTTGAACCCTATATGGAATGAAAAACTAATGTTGTCAATCCCTGACCCTATCCCACCTTTGAAATTG CAAGTGTATGATAAGGACACTTTCTCGACTGACGATCACATGGGGGAGGCTCAGATTGACATCCAGCCACTCgtagcagcagccaaagcataTGAAAACTCAGGCATCTCAGAATCTATGCAGCTCGGAAAATGGCTAGCTTCGGAAGACAACACTCTGGTAAAAGATAGTATAATATCCCTTGACCAGGGCAGAGTAAAGCAGGAGATTACCTTGAAACTTCAAAATGTCGAGCGTGGTGAGTTGGAGATCGAACTTGAATGTGTACCTCTCAGccaataa
- the LOC122005164 gene encoding probable ADP-ribosylation factor GTPase-activating protein AGD11 isoform X1: MMSAQQEFYDSCAPIGSLTPQKRLEIVMNQPGNRYCADCNCPDPKWVSLNLGVFICIKCSGVHRSLGVHISKILSAKLDDWTDEQVDFIIEAGGNATVNMRYEAFLPENIRKLRPDSSIEERSDFIRRKYEFQQFSSSNAQNEYSMSSCNACLQHHGPTNRHLEEQQTGIRHGLGQAFQNNWRKKDTEHKSIKKMIGMVEFVGLIKVDVIRGTNLAIRDVVSSDPYVILSLGHQSMKTRVIKSNLNPIWNEKLMLSIPDPIPPLKLQVYDKDTFSTDDHMGEAQIDIQPLVAAAKAYENSGISESMQLGKWLASEDNTLVKDSIISLDQGRVKQEITLKLQNVERGELEIELECVPLSQ; encoded by the exons ATGATGTCTGCCCAACAAGAGTTCTACGACTCCTGCGCTCCTATTG GTTCCCTGACCCCTCAAAAAAGGCTAGAAATTGTAATGAATCAACCAGGCAATAGATACTGTGCTGATTGTAACTGTCCAGATCCAAAATGGGT ATCATTAAATCTAGGCGTATTTATTTGTATCAAGTGTTCTGGAGTTCATCGAAGTCTTGGAGTTCATATCTCTAAG ATCCTCTCAGCGAAGTTGGATGATTGGACAGACGAACAGGTTGATTTTATAATTGAGGCGGGTGGTAATGCCACTGTGAATATGAGATATGAAGCCTTTTTGCCAGAAAATATTAGGAAGCTAAGACCAGATTCCTCTATCGAGGAACGATCTGATTTTATCAG GAGAAAATATGAGTTTCAACAGTTTTCAAGCTCAAATGCACAGAATGAATATTCCATGTCTAGTTGTAATGCATGTTTGCAGCACCATGGTCCAACTAACAGACACCTTGAGGAACAACAAACTGGTATTCGCCATGGTCTAGGTCAGGCATTTCAAAATAACTGGAGAAAAAAGGATACTGAACATAAATCTATAAAGAAAATG ATTGGCATGGTAGAATTTGTTGGATTAATTAAGGTTGACGTGATTAGGGGCACCAACTTAGCTATTCGTGATGTGGTGAGCAGTGATCCATATGTTATCCTGAGCTTGGGACACCAG TCAATGAAAACACGGGTGATAAAGAGCAACTTGAACCCTATATGGAATGAAAAACTAATGTTGTCAATCCCTGACCCTATCCCACCTTTGAAATTG CAAGTGTATGATAAGGACACTTTCTCGACTGACGATCACATGGGGGAGGCTCAGATTGACATCCAGCCACTCgtagcagcagccaaagcataTGAAAACTCAGGCATCTCAGAATCTATGCAGCTCGGAAAATGGCTAGCTTCGGAAGACAACACTCTGGTAAAAGATAGTATAATATCCCTTGACCAGGGCAGAGTAAAGCAGGAGATTACCTTGAAACTTCAAAATGTCGAGCGTGGTGAGTTGGAGATCGAACTTGAATGTGTACCTCTCAGccaataa
- the LOC122005162 gene encoding tRNA (cytosine(38)-C(5))-methyltransferase 2-like isoform X2: MRAGIPGCIVEAFDINNIANDVYEHNFGHRPFQGNIQILSPIDLDKYEAHAWLLSPPCQPYTRQGLKKDSTDARSFSFIKILENMPHMKHPPLMLFVENVVGFETSNTHRHMMEVLAGIGFVTQEYILSPLQFGIPYSRPRYFCLAKREPFAFRNPCFNNSILCTPSPFILSEDAYSTNKLDEANINHENFESVCQPIMTFLETDLFAQNQQECMREVVVSMVESEYDTDQTPSTTKHLQTTDIDKVYEEAEEGETCINSWNTYFVPPSLIERWGSAMDIVFPESKRCCCFTKSYFRYVKGTGSLLATCGHTNSRLEAISLKDLGLRYFTPREVANFHSFPLDFQFPSHVNLRQRYALLGNSMSVAVVAPLLQYLFSEPT; encoded by the exons ATGCGGGCTGGTATTCCAGGATGCATAGTGGAAGCTTTCGACATCAACAACATCGCCAACGACGTCTACGAGCACAACTTTGGCCATCGCCCCTTCCAG GGAAACATCCAAATTTTGTCACCGATTGATTTAGACAAGTATGAAGCACATGCATGGCTTCTCTCTCCTCCATGCCAACCTTACACTAGACAAG GCTTGAAGAAAGACTCAACTGATGCTAGATCATTTTCATTCATCAAGATCCTTGAGAATATGCCACATATGAAGCATCCTCCCCTAATGCTATTTGTGGAGAATGTTGTCGGGTTTGAG ACTTCAAATACACACAGGCATATGATGGAAGTGTTGGCAGGAATTGGCTTTGTCACCCAAGAATATATTTTGAGTCCATTGCAATTTGGAATCCCATACTCTAGACCTCGGTACTTTTGCCTG GCTAAAAGAGAACCTTTTGCTTTTAGGAATCCGTGCTTCAATAACTCAATTCTTTGCACACCATCTCCCTTCATTTTATCCGAGGATGCTTACTCCACAAATAAGCTTGATGAAGCAAATATAAACCATGAAAACTTTGAGTCTGTTTGTCAGCCTATCATGACCTTTCTGGAAACAGAtttgtttgcccaaaatcaacaaGAGTGCATGAGAGAGGTTGTtgtttccatggtggagtctgaataTGATACTGATCAAACACCAAGTACAACTAAACACTTGCAGACCACTGACATTGATAAAGTTTATGAAGAGGCTGAAGAAGGTGAAACTTGCATAAATTCTTGGAACACATATTTTGTTCCACCAAGTTTGATCGAAAGATGGGGAAGTGCCATGG ATATCGTCTTCCCAGAGTCTAAGCGCTGTTGTTGTTTTACCAAGAGTTATTTTCGTTATGTAAAGGGCACTGGGTCCTTATTGGCTACTTGTGGG CACACTAACTCAAGGCTTGAAGCAATCTCCTTGAAAGACCTTGGACTTCGTTATTTTACTCCTCGAGAG GTTGCTAATTTTCATTCTTTTCCTCTGGATTTTCAATTTCCATCACATGTAAACTTGAGGCAAAG GTACGCCTTGTTGGGAAACAGTATGAGTGTTGCTGTCGTGGCTCCATTACTCCAATATCTTTTCAGCGAACCTACATAA